The following proteins are co-located in the Manihot esculenta cultivar AM560-2 chromosome 9, M.esculenta_v8, whole genome shotgun sequence genome:
- the LOC110622565 gene encoding uncharacterized protein LOC110622565, which yields MEKDMNKKQQGILAEEQGIRYVDEDEKVEKFFAIIRRLRDARSNFSTNCLREMEAWKRMKKAKKVHVPIWTPTFQLEDFSGLDLADATQPSSSNNKGQGQEKKEELDLNLVLSSENRSLPMCVSSE from the exons ATGGAAAAAGACATGAACAAGAAGCAGCAAGGAATCCTTGCAGAAGAACAAGGAATTAGGTACGTTGATGAAGATGAGAAGGTTGAGAAGTTCTTTGCAATAATTAGAAGGCTAAGAGATGCTCGTAGTAACTTTTCAACAAATTGCTTGAGAGAAATGGAAGCCTGGAAGAGAATGAAGAAGGCAAAAAAGGTGCATGTACCCATATGGACTCCAACTTTTCAACTGGAAGATTTTTCTGGGCTGGATTTGGCTGATGCAACTCAACCAAGTTCTTCAAATAACAAGGGACAAGGAcaggagaagaaagaagaactaGACCTCAATCTTGTCTT gagTTCAGAAAACAGAAGCCTTCCTATGTGTGTCTCAAGTGAATGA